The window ctctttttctttttggttatgGTCCCTGCCACGTGTCTACTCTTCATCTTCACCACAACCTGTTTACAATCAATACAAACCCCTTTCACTTTCTAATTTCTCGTTTCCTTTTCATATTAATCTCACTACATCTACCGactttacttatatatatatatgacgtTTAGTCAATCAAGTATTCCACTTTTACGtcatcttatttttaaaagcacATTGGTCGTTGCATACAATCAATGAAGAGATATTGTATGGTACAatagattttttctttagaaaaatctCTTTAACCACGTTAAAATTCGTTTTGATTCAATCATACACTTTAATATAGtcaataaaaaccaaaatgagCATAGGGTATATACTCTCATGTACtatcaattttagaaacattatatcattacaaattaattgaatatatagAATGAGCAAATACCTGATTTGTTCTATTGATATAGATCGAGACGAGTTTCCAATGAAGATCACCTACAAATTCAATAGAATATAAGGatcattacttttattttttttgttgaagagattcatttttgtttttatagctggattataaaaaatgtatgattgtgcatatgaaaaagatgataggattttgttgtaaatatgattgtataaacaaattaaatctaaacatgtataggaagaaaaagaaaacattcatGGTGCATGTTATTCCTTATTTAAATCCCACACTCCCACACTCCCAATCTCGTTTCTTTTTggctttttaaatttgtgcTAACTCAAGGTTTTaaagatttgtttttaaaaacaaacaaagaaacataaaccttttcattcatgaattacaaaaattatatacgATCATAATGTTAAAAGTTTGGgtgattaaaaaagaaagaaacattaCCGTTGCGGGTACGTTTAAGTAGCTCACAGCCATTGGCAAGCAATCCTCTATAGCAAACATTGAAGAAACTATCTCCACGTTGAATTTGAAGATTTGACTGATCACATGCAGCAGCAACCGGTCCAAGCTCACCACTAAACTTTTGATTCATCATAATGCTATTAACATTACCATGGTTGCTgctatcattattattgtacCCAATGTTCGACGAAGCTCCTACCCCTTTCTCTATAGGAATTACTGGCGCTGCATTCCACATATCCTTCATCGCTCGAGACTTCAACGTCGCCGCTCCTCTTAATGCTATATCATTTCCATCAACACATAtacacatttttaatttttcctttcttcaaaaaaagaaaagaaagaaaaaaggaatgtTGGGctcataaataaaaagacaaCACAACCTGTGGCCGCGGCGGCGGTGAGGGTCATGATATCGCCGGCGGACCTGACATTGACGGCGGAGCTAATAACGGAAGCAAGGTGATCATGTTCGGCTCCCATAGCCTCAGCGGCTTCCACACATTGAGCGGCAACCAAAGTAGCGGCGGAGGCCATAGCTATATCAGTCTTGGGAACATCTTCCCCGTCGTTGACACCGGTGGAAGAAGCAGAAGCAGAGGCAATGGCGGCGATGGCAGCGGCAACCCCTGCAACCGAAACAGCAGCATGAAGCTGAGCATTCTGAattctgttttcttctttcctccTCTCCTTACGCTCCTTTAACCACCGGCCAACCGTCTTTCCACCACTTAGAGCGGCAGCAGAGCCGGAGGAGCCATTCACGGTGGCTCTCAAATGGGAACTGAAAGAATAATTGGAGCGGTAAAGCTGCACGGAATGTTGTCGattcattattttagagaAGATTAGGGGAGATGGGTATTTGTTTAATGGAACAAGAATTGAGATTCAGGATTGCCATTATTGGTTGGTAAAGGAAAACTGAATGAAATTGCTTTGACGGAAAACCCCTGTTTTTAGGAGATCCACCGGTGAACATAAAATCCTTAAGAATAGGTCTCTTTCACAGTTTCCATGGTTGATAACGTTTTAACCAATTTTGGTCCTCAAAATGTCAACTGTTTTTCTCTATACACACTCTTTTAATCTTCGATTTACCCATTTCCTaacccctttttttctttcttatttttagttataaatatacTTCTTAATGTGTTTtaactaattcttttttttttcaatactaATTACttctaattcaaaatgatTATTGATCCGTAGAAAGGTTAAATTTAGTAATAGAGacgagaaaaaggaaaatgtgaaagaaaataacataaaatttgaagctgACACCAGTTTTAATTATGTCACtttgagacaaaaaaaaaaatgtatcatttgtttaaaactttacctttttcttactaaattttcaaaatgaattaaaaaaatattataatcttgaatgaaaattaatatgtaAAACTAAGTGTGAGAATACTTTTTAGgtttgattctaaattttaatagaaTGTTTAGATACAACTgataaactaaactaaaactaaaactacGGCCCTCACTCACATTTCTACAATGgtgtaattaaatatgaaattttaagaaaataacgTGACAGCATTTTTTAGTGGACTATAGTTCATATGCATGCAAGTTTCTTTTGTTATGAAAATGGGTTTGTGATGTAGATTGGAAATAGTCGTAAGATATGGAAAATGCGTAAATTTGTGGTTGGGGAGAGAGTGAGAAAGGGAAACAGAACAGAACCTTAGCGTCCAGCTCGGCGATTTCGGAGGGAGAAAACGGTGGGCTATCGCTCAATGAACCACCGCCGCTGTGCCCGGCATTCAGTGGTCCGCTACTATACGACAACCTACCGGAAGTCCGAGGAGATACGTCTTGCTACGGTACAACAACGACGACAAAgaaagaacataaaaaaatttcccaaatttcaaaacacaaaatcaaagaaCAAATTGTGAATCGGGAGATTACCGAATGTGACAAAATACGATCCATAACCATTTGGGAAGTTTCAGAGGACgtaaatgaaaaaggattCATAAACACCAAGAACCCCTCCGCGTCGCCGCCGGAATCTTCTAAAACAATATCACCACCGCCGAGAGTGGTGGTCGGAACCTTGGATAAGTGGGTGGTGGAGGGGGAAACTCTCCAAGATCTGGATAAGAATTCCAAGGAGGAATCGAGAGGGGTGTGAGTGGTGGGGCGGGACatggcggcggcggcggcggcggcggagattgagatgaaaaacaaacaaaaaaaacaaaaaaaaaaaaagggaaagaaaaagagaagaaatgaatgaattagGATTGAGTGTTGGTTAAGGTTAGGGGGAAATTTATGGAGAAATGTTTTGGTTTTGGCAATGTGTGTCTCTACTCTGTCTCTTCTCTAccactttattattattattatgattattattgtttaatctTTGTGATATTCAATTTCTTGTGCTTTAATCTTAAGCTTCCGGAGGTTAAACTAACAAAACGATGTAACATATTCTCCATTTCCCCTTTTCTTCCTCAATATATGCAAATTGCCCCTCCACTTTTAGCCCattcccccttttttttttccttttttcaaaaaatatttacttctaattttgagacatttctaaaaataacacaaataaaattatcactGTATTTTCTAAGTTGCAAAAGTAACACGGATAACTCTTTGATATCCCTCTAGTAGTCTTATGGTATATCTAAttacttttcatatttatcatatttgcaatatgtaAAGAAAATGCCGATATGGAcggtttttttataatttttctaattatatgATACAACTTCTCTTAAATTTTATCGAATTTTTTGTTCTAAGTGACAAAATAgtgaaaaatattcataacaTATAGAACTCATCATAGATTATTCTCCGAGTTTATTGCAACACATTAGTCTATTGGAGTTAATCagtgaaagtaaaaaaattgtttgtgaaaacaacttaaattttagatataacCGAatccttaaaaaataatgtactttttacttcttttgatCTATGATATTGAAgcttattaaaatattgtcaTCACACGAATGAGAATATAGAAACTATAAAAAAGTTAGGAACTAAACTCATGTTTGATGTAGTTGGTTAACATGTGCAATCATATCATGGCAT of the Cucumis sativus cultivar 9930 chromosome 3, Cucumber_9930_V3, whole genome shotgun sequence genome contains:
- the LOC101202733 gene encoding VAN3-binding protein; the protein is MSRPTTHTPLDSSLEFLSRSWRVSPSTTHLSKVPTTTLGGGDIVLEDSGGDAEGFLVFMNPFSFTSSETSQMVMDRILSHSQDVSPRTSGRLSYSSGPLNAGHSGGGSLSDSPPFSPSEIAELDAKLYRSNYSFSSHLRATVNGSSGSAAALSGGKTVGRWLKERKERRKEENRIQNAQLHAAVSVAGVAAAIAAIASASASSTGVNDGEDVPKTDIAMASAATLVAAQCVEAAEAMGAEHDHLASVISSAVNVRSAGDIMTLTAAAATALRGAATLKSRAMKDMWNAAPVIPIEKGVGASSNIGYNNNDSSNHGNVNSIMMNQKFSGELGPVAAACDQSNLQIQRGDSFFNVCYRGLLANGCELLKRTRNGDLHWKLVSIYINRTNQVVVKMKSRHVAGTITKKKKNLVVDVVKDIPAWPGRHLLEGGEDRRYFGLKTLLRGVVEFECRNQREYEMWTQGVSKLLLMVAERLCRF